One Leguminivora glycinivorella isolate SPB_JAAS2020 chromosome 15, LegGlyc_1.1, whole genome shotgun sequence genomic window, gtactattataatatgataatatcaataatatGTCCCACGCCATACATAGGTACCGTACCCACACATAATAGATGTGCAGTCTGACAAAAAaagagtaaataataataataggggcgccagaCGTTAGATTTCTATGAAAAAtgttattacatacatacacacatacatataatcacgcctgtaccccataaaggggtaggcagagcacatgaactactaagtttcagtgccactcttggcaaaaaggggttgaaagaaatccaaattatgacattgcagtgacaggttgccagcctctcgcctacgccacaaagCCACAatataacccatatcccacagtcgacttctacgacacccacgggaagaaagggggtggtgaaattcttaacccgtcaccacacgggtagccacaaaaatattattatttaataatatttatattatttaatgacAACACACAAGGCTGACGGCCAATTCCCGGAAAAAGGGGGCAATATTTCCTGATGAGATACCTGTAACAGCTATAGGtagtaggacagtaggtactAGATGTTATAGCACTTTATACCTCAGTAGCGGAGATATTCTCGCCTTCATAGATGACGGCTTGTTGGTTTTCGGCAACAATGGTCACGTCCCAGCAGTGGAGGAATTCACCAGCGGCTGCGGAtacataaaattaaacattagataatGTTATACGTATAGTATGTATATCTAATTTATTAATGAGGTGCTTGTGACAGTTCTGTATTTGAGGATGTGATTAGGAAAGGTCTAGAATCATTAGAATGAGGGTCAGCAACAATGGGGtactaggccgggaaaacgctaggttgaagaagaagcctggcaggcaagtatgatggtcgcgcgataaatgataaaacatcgcacttacaaatagtgcgagagggacggcctgatgttttatcatttattgcgcgaccatgcaccatgcttgcctgcctgatgtgTCTCATGTTGGTAGCAGTGCACCTACGTTCAATAGGCGAAGCGATTCAACGAATTTCCTACTTCTCACCATTCGTATACAATTTGGTAATAAAAAACTCACTGTCGGGTTTAGATTCTCCATAGGCGCAGTAGTTGGCACGATCGGGAAGGCCACTGTTGGCTGCGGGCAGAGGGATCACGGCGATGTTCGCtggaaataaacaaatatataaattttcGATAAAGGAGGGTATATCGAGCGTTCCTTTTTACAGAGGTGACAAATCTTTTAGGTTACTTATTGAATGACTATAAAAGTCATCTTGGGGTGTACTTACAGGTGAGTTCGGTGATGCGGTTGAAGTTGACCAGAAGCGATGTTGTTCTCGTGTCAGCCGGTACCAGTCGCGATTGCGAACCACTGTGAAAGACTCGAGACGAATCACCTCTGCGACACCGAAGCGGATCCAGATGAAACAGACACCAGCCATTGAATTCCAGTATGAAGTGACCGTGGGAACCTTGGGGTGTACGTACTTACAGGTGAGTTCTATGACGCGGTTGAGGTTGACCAGAAGCGAATATTGTTCTCGTCGCGGTTGCGAATCACTTTGAAAGACTCGAGACGGATCACCTCTACGGCACCGAAGCGGATCCAGATGAAACGTACACCGTGGAACTTCAGTTTGAAGTAACCTTGGGATATTATATATTCCAACAGGTGAGTTCGATGACGCGGTTCAGGTTGACAAGAGCGATGTTGTTCTCATGGGTGAGTGGATTCCAGTCGGCGTTGCGAATCACGTTGGAAGACTCAAGTTTACTCGGGTCGGGACGGATCATAGATGAAATGGACGCTGATAAAACTTCAGTATGAAGTCTTCTCGCATACTTGCATCTTGTATACTTACAGGTGAGTTCGATGACGCGGTTCAGGTTGACCAGAGCGAGGTTGTTCTCATGGGTGAGTGGGTTCcagtaaggtaacggacccaatcatggacagtttaagaaaaattttcgcctctttttgatatttcactcataaatgtaaaaattctaccgctaagcgtgttaaatcttgaatgtccaatCCTTCTTTTACAATTTAAGCGTATTGCAGtatggatactcctattggtttcttcatagttaacaaattaaaaataggtgttttttctccaattatggacggcagttctccagtaatggatcccccattatggacagtgaaataagtttaaaattttacttttaaagccaactgatactcaatgagtcaatattatataccataaatgcaattagtttgagttattttaacataggattgtttcttgtaaattttggttttgtaaattgttccttgtccatcataggaggtaggcagtttttcggttccagtaatggacactcgcaaaataacgccatttctttatatctttggagcaacttactagtatgttttataccttatctcatgcctaatgcagtaagtaaaacgcattcaagtttacaccgagtattatttttttattattttttacatgaactcaactctcttagcaacattactaagaatttgtcttgatatttttttcagtaaactgatgaattttatcttgtcgccaaatccttcagaaataaccgaattaattgaaacttcaaaatgaaacagctctacaactctagtttatggtacatagccgtcagtttttagaaactaattttagatacttatttttaaggatttgtgtttttttgtccataatggcatcaccgtccattatggggtatttcaccttaggaGTTGCGAATCACGTTTGAAGACTCAAGCTTACTCGGGACGGATCATAGATGAAATGGACGCTGATAAAACTTCAGTATGAAGTCTTCTTGCATACTTGCATCTTGTATACTTACAGGTGAGTTCGATGACGCGGTTCAGGTTGACAAGAGCGATGTTGTTCTCATGGGTGAGTAGGTTCCAGTAGGAGTTGCGAATCACGTTTGAAGACTCAAGCTTACTCGGGACGGATCATAGATGAAATGGACGCTGATAAAACTTCAGTATGAAGTCTTCTTGCATACTTGCATCTTGTATACTCACAGGTGAGTTCGATGACGCGGTTCAGGTTGACAAGAGCGATGTTGTTCTCATGGGTGAGTGGGTTCCAGTCGGCGTTGCGAGTCACGTTCGAAGTCTCGAGCACTAGCGCGGGACGGATCACCTCTACGGCAGCGAAGCGGATCCAGATGAAACGGACACTGTGGAATTATTATTGATTTATCGTCAGGTATACTATTTAATACTAAATTTCACatgttttttaaatcaagtaaGTACTTAGTATTGATTATTGCCGAATTATCGCTAAGCATATAATGTTTTATCCAACAGTGATTTCAAGGTATAATCGGATTGTTTATAAGCTATAAACTCTCTAATGCAGTGTAGTGCAGTGGGCAAAGCACTCCAGGAAACTGCTGGTAGAAATGGCCAAACGCAAGTCGACCACCCAAGGCTTCTGGCCCAGAGCTACTACTACCTACCTGCTAGAATAGTTATAAAGACACTTACTCTCTAACGCAGTGTGCGGTGGTTAGGACCCAGCTGGGGTCAATAAGCGCGCCGATGCAAGACTCGAGGAATCCGCTGGTAGAAATGGCTAGACGCAGGTGCACTACCCAAGGCTTCTCGCCTAGAGCGGGGACCGTCTGGTCGTGGTGTCTAACTGGTAGGACATTTAATAATTAGTTATTTacacagaatataatagaacATACATTCCGGCGGCCAAACATTTCTGGGCATCTGTACATTTGATGACTAATAAGTTCAGCGAATGCTTCGATTCAATATTAAATGCAGTAAAGACAGGTCAAGTTTTCGGAATCGAACTTACACAACTTACTGTTTTTACTCTATAACCTGAATTGTTAAAGTCACTTGTTAGAGTAGGAAGTAGGAACATACATCatttatggtgctcccacactgggctgctattataacatttattaccACCACCAGATACCACCATTAGGTACAACTTAGATGTTATGAATTCATCATCaggaaaatttaaaaacttgacccccttattcataaacgtacattaaagttatcaagccgataaagtttgtttgtcccttttcgacgtatattagtgtgatagaaagggacaaacgaacgtTATCGGCGTGATAACTTTTAAATTATAACCCCCTGAATAAGGGGaagtaatttataaattaacgTACCTTTGACAGCTGTGCTGCGGGCCTGAAATAATTTAAATCGTTATCTTAATTATTCGATTTTATTATTGATTTATTAGAATGTTCTAATAAAACAGGTACCTATGTACAGTGAGCCGCAAaggtgcatggcgaatttatcaatgagttAATTCATAATGTACgtgtgccgcggccgctgcaggacaccatcgcgagcgcagacttctggccgaaaggtgtggtttttcggcggttccggggcaacctgccgaatcctacaccggggcaaacgacgcaacggagccacgctgtgacgtcatcgcccaaatgaattaattaatattctttttttttgttctctttttttgtctttttctctctttgtttttgttatctaagtttcgtgacgcattggttatactgtaaggtcatgtaaacatgttttttaataaataaataaataaataatttctccatgcgcttttgcagctcactgtacctaaGTTCTGAGCAAATACGTAACTTTTATATTCGATACGAATTATACCTAAAGCGATAGATAACACGTATCGTCAGCAATCAATCAGCAGGAAGATTTAGTTGCTTATActaaataggtatataaaatcAATCATTAGTCGAAATTATCATATTTGCTGGTATTTTTTATGTCGGGGAAATGCCCACAGATTACCTATAtgttaagagggcattcaacgaaaacgtcgcaataatgtaaaattgatagttttagtcggcaaaatgctacactttccgtcatctaaaagacttattaagttcaggattcgattaggacatcttcttaacttacatgttgtgagactggatttttaaaaactaactcacttaattaattatgattttttttctggtgcatgtttaggaaaacccgcgaaaagtgctgacttagtccgtctaatttgtaaaatttggatagttttgaatgattcaagtggtaaatttgtattatgtatatcctgtactacaatcttctgagactacttctttgttataaggctttagaatagagtaaatgaggatatgatgaatccaatttgtttcagaaatcacctcagaataagtgtcaatttcttcgaaaacttacgtgtttttgaagtagttttaatataaaaataatctgtaacgcttactcaaacagattttatgcaaaagttttctattaattgcaatttaatatttttgacgattttttaaaaatgcctccctattaccggttacgcgcgcttgcgatgtcagtaccgcggcagagcttgtagaggcaggacgtatgttagtccgctccgcacgcggctcgacgatcgcgaagttattttgtcattgtgtgcg contains:
- the LOC125233792 gene encoding transmembrane protease serine 11D-like; protein product: MKLALVLLCVVAAVQARSTAVKVRHHDQTVPALGEKPWVVHLRLAISTSGFLESCIGALIDPSWVLTTAHCVRDVRFIWIRFAAVEVIRPALVLETSNVTRNADWNPLTHENNIALVNLNRVIELTSNIAVIPLPAANSGLPDRANYCAYGESKPDTAGEFLHCWDVTIVAENQQAVIYEGENISATEFDSGAPVVGDGLLVGLLSRKGEFRGDEAVFIRTSAQVNWVSGITGVDFGRAAAPEQRQDVIIVDN